A stretch of DNA from Rattus rattus isolate New Zealand chromosome 1, Rrattus_CSIRO_v1, whole genome shotgun sequence:
AGGGGTTGAGCTTGCTGGACTACTGGCCCAACCTTTGTCCCCATCTTTCTGCCTGCTGCAGGGCACGCTGACTTTCTCCAAGGAGCTGCCCAAGTCCCTGGCCGGTGGCCTGCTCCCCAGCCCCCTAGCGGTGGCTGCGGTGATGGCCGCTGCAGCAGGCTCTCCGCTGTCCCTGCGCCCAGCTCCAGCTGCACCTCTTCTGCAGGGACCACCGATCACACACCCTCTACTCCACCCTGCCCCAGGACCCATCCGAACTGCGCACGGACCCATCCTCTTCTCCCCATACTGACCTCAACCCTGAACCCCTCCCATTGAATCCCCCACCTCCAGCCGGGACCCAGGTCTCCGGGCTCCCAGCCCGCCCCTTCTCCCGGCGCTCCCTGAATGgtctctccttccccccaccccgagGTACGGGGTtccaggaaaggggaggggtagcgggggaggggggcttcAGAAGGGGGGGAACACCCCAGATCTCAGGGAACCCCGccccctgcccttccctctcccctagAAAAGAGGGGGGCCGTCTCACCCCCGAGCCCCCTCGGAGACACCCCCTCCCAAAAGCCATGTCCATCCAACCCTTCCCCTCCAAACCTAGCACAAAACGGGGTTCACAAGCCATGGTCGGGGCCCGGGGGGAGAACATGGATTTTCTTGGCAATAAGCGGACTCTGGGACTCCGGCTCCCCTACCCCAAACTAAAGCGCTTCCGTGAACAACCCCGTCCTCcgcagggggaggggaacaggcgGGATCCTGGGTCCCTCGTAAGCACTTTGGTTTTACCGCCTGCAACCTCACTGTGCCCGCCCCGCACCATGCCCCAGCCCCAGGTCCAGCTGGGCCCATCGCAGGGGGCAGCACTTGGGGGCATCTCAGGCACTTGGGTGGGACCAAGGAGATGCCCTCATAGACCCTTCCCTCGCCTTCTTCCTCCCCGGTCCGGGTTCCATTCTTTTCACCAGCACCCATCGCCCAAGGGGTACCAAGGGGGGCAAGGGGTGTCCAGTCCAAGCCCACCCCCGCCTCGCCTTCCGCAAAACTGTGAGCAAAAAGCAATAGAAGCCTCGCCCCCGCCCCGGCCCGTCCCTTTCCGCAGGATTTGCCGTCTGTAGCCTCCCCATTCCAGTTCCTAGACCTCATGGCTGCCCCCTCCCGTGACACCTCCACTGCACAACTCGGGCGGGGGCGTGACCCCCAACCCGTCCCTTCTGTGGTTTCCGTGTGGTCAGCCCTTCCAGCCGCCGACCCAGGATGGGGACCGGCCCCCActggccctcccctccccatggaCTCTTTCTGCTTGACAATGTAGCAaacccccttcctctttctccttgacAATAAAGTCTAGATTTGTTCTGCCCTCCTGCCCAGGATTCAAACTGTCTTTGCTTGCTGTTTGGGTAGTGATTTACTTGGAAGATGTGTCTTATGGTGAGGAAGTCCGACGCCTAAGGAGGGAGACTGGAAAATGAGATTGGGAAGTCTGTGTAAAGCCAGCAGAAACTTCTAGTCCCTGTCTAGCTCGCATAAACTCGGCTAGAAGGAAATCATTTCGAGTGTCTCAGGCTATAGCTGAAGCTGTTGAGAATTCGCTGAAACTCCACTAGGCGGCGCTAAGTACGCATAAAAGGAGTCTCCTGTTCGATAATGTTTCAATTCTCCTGGAGGGGTCTAAACCCAGACgaaggaagaaaccaaaactTTTGTGTCACTGTTGGGAACTCACACCAACAagacaggcagaggaaggagggatgggtcTCATATACTGATTCTTGATCAGTCATTGTCCTGTAtgaacctcagtttcctgatctacaaatccaaaaaacaaacaaacaaacaaacaaaaaaagcctccACTCAAACTCAGAGTCTTCACTTGGTCTCATGATCTGTTATCTCATCTCATatctctccccacttcccaaTCTTTcggaagacagaagcagggaaAGTAGGATGTTGAGGCATGTACACCCCCACTCCCctgacatacacatacaaaataaataactaaacatGAAACATGAACAACTGAATAGGTGGAGAACTGGCTGGCCtggtgtggggaggatgggacAGAGGGGCTAGAGATGAGTTGGAGAGGCTGGGAAACTGATACACCCCAAACTTGATGTttgaaagaagaaggagagggaaatagGGGCCCCTAGATTTATCAACTAAAGTGGGACCCCAGCAAGTGGGGTTTTTAGTTTGcagctcagagagacagagacagaatcagagagagacagagagacagagagagactaggGCTAGAGGGATGATTAACTAgttaaaagcactagctgctcGTTTAGAGaaacccagattcaattcccggcacccaaTGAGTGGTTAAGTAATTCCAGTCCTGTGACACCTGAAACCATCTTCTGGTGTCCCTGGACACCAGGTATGCACGTGATGCATACACCCAATCTAAACACCATACTTTTaagtgcttgggattaaaggcacggaTTTTCCTTtagaggaaggaatgagggaaTGGGGCACTTGGTAAGTTTAAGGGTGCTTGTTTCCAAGTCTAACGACCTTAGTTCTTGATCCTTAGAACCCAGCTCCCTCAACTTATCCATCTGCACTGAGGCATGTACACCCCCCACTCCCctgacatatacatacaaaataaataactaaacatAAACAGTTGAATAGGTGGAGAACTGGCTGGCCTGGTGTGGGGAGGATGACACAGAGGGGCTAGAGATGAGTTGGAGAAGCTGGAAAACTGATACGCCCCAAACTTGATGTTTCGAAACGGAATATATCATTCACTCATCTCCCTAAGCTTGTTCTTCCTCCCgtgttctttatctttctttttggtgctggggaaTGAACCCTGTCCTCCAGTCTCTTGTTTAGCAGCCCCACCAACCACAAAACAAGGGGtcatctgttttttttatttgtttttgaaacaaagtctcactctgtgcccagcctggcctcagctTCTGACTCCtaatagctgggattacaagcaggaGTCAACAGTCTGGCTATCAATTTAGCATCTGTAATTTTGTTTTGATCTGGCttcatgagacagggtttctctatttagccctggctatcctggaactcactacctAGAGTAGGCTATCCTTgaaactctgagatccacctgcctctggctcttaagtgctgggattaaaggcatggactacTGTGCCAggactaattaatttatttaaagacagagtctaGCCTCAAAACTaattcatagctgaggatgaccttgaacttctgaattttccatcttctgagtgctggtTTTGCAGGTGTGTACCAGCATATTAGTTTACAAATCTAAGAAGTGGAATCTGAGAAGTTAGTTTTGGtagttgaacccaggaccttgagcatgctgggcaagcagtctaccactgacGTGCATCCTCGGCcaaacttactttatttttatttggagatAAATTCTCGTTCACTAAAATTaccaaggctggcctagaactcactatgtgacTCTGacaagtctttttatttttctttttttaatttattttatgtatgtgagtacactgttgctctcttcagacacaccagaagaggcatcagatcccattacagatggttctgagccaccatgtggttgctgggagttgaactcaggacctctaaaagagcagacagtgctcttaaccgctgagccatctctccagtctttttttttttttttttttttttccggagctggggaccgaacccagggccttatgcgcttgctaggcaagcgctctaccactgagctaaatccccaacccctgattctTATTTCTATAAGTCCTGGAATACAACTCggtctgagccatcttgccagtctctTTTTTTCTGACTACTTCTCAGACATACTGAAGTGTCATTTGGGACCCTCTGATGTAAACCATCTCCAGtctctgaagagaagaaaggaagtacTATTGCAAAACAAGCCTAAGCTCTCTGGAGGTGCTTAGCATTGCGTCTAGCACCTGGTCTGTTTTTGACCTTTTGAGAAGTGGCCCAGTCAGACTTGGTTGGTAGTTTGTGCTTATACTCACAGTGCTCAAGTGGCTGATGCAGaggaatttctgtgagttctatgGCAGACTGGGATAATGAatcagaccctatctcaagagggggttggggggacaaaAAACAGAAgtactccaggggatctgacactgtctCACTGTTCAACAGTTCTCAGCAATGACCTTAGAGAGGTTCTgcctcagagaaaggaaggaaataacacTTGGGtttcaggaaggagagaagaaagagtgagACAATTCTGGAGTAAGTCTGGGGGAATTTCAACAGAGAAGCTCGGACTTTAGTAGCCACGGTAAAATTAGTAGGACTAgctggaggtggggaaggaagtgACTAAGGTTGGGTAACTAGGGAGTTTTTTTACTTCGGTCTAGCATAGTAGGAGGCATTATATGTCCAGCTGAAAGCCTGGCTGTCCCTCAGAAGGCATGCTCTTTAGGTGAGCTAGATATTGTTTACCGAAGACAAGTGTGAAAACTGGGAACCTCAGGTGAGGTGAGcacatcatttgtgtgtgtgtgtgtgtgtgtgtgtgtgtgtgtgtgtgttgtgcatggtCTTACTTACTTTATCCTCTCATTTCCTAGGTAGTTACAATCAGAAAAGTTGAGGACAGGAGAATAGTGGTATGTGTATGAGGCCTGAGAATCTTTgtgagttaaggccagcctgggctacataacaagactcaagagagaaagaaaggaagtggggaaaagggatggaaagggggaaaggagaggagagagagagagagagagagagagagagagagagagagagagagagagagagacgggacTGGGCTTCAGGAACTGGGAAGTAATTTCATTGGAAGCTTCCAGGCTTATGGGGAGCATCCCACATGCATTAAAGGGGCCTGAGGTTTGgagaaacaaaattaacataTTTCCAGAAAAGACATTTGATAAGAACTTAGAAAAGAAGTCCGAGAATGTGAAAGGAAAGGGTAGAGAGAACCTAAGGAGATAACGGGGAACTTTGAGAGGAAGTGGTATGATAGTGGCTTTACAGCCAAGAAttaaagtgagttctaggagcaGAGCAGGGGACAGTTGTCCCAAGGAGGCAACTGGAGAAGCAAGTTCTCATaacatctccctctcctcctcctctcccttcagtcTCCATCATGTGGAACAGCTCAGATGACAACTTCTCCTGCTACCATGAGTCTGTATTGGGCTATCGATACTTTGCAGTTATCTGGGGCGTGGTAGTGGCTGCAACAGGCACCGTGGGCAATGTGCTCACCCTGTTGGCCTTGGCCATCCGTCCCAAACTCCGAACCCGTTTCAACCTGCTCATTGCCAACCTCACCCTGGCTGATCTACTCTACTGCACGCTCCTGCAGCCTTTCTCCGTGGACACATACCTCCACCTCCATTGGCGCACCGGTGCCATCTTCTGTAGAATATTCGGACTCCTCCTCTTTACTTCCAATTCTGTCTCCATTCTTACCCTCTGTCTCATTGCTCTAGGACGTTACCTTCTCATTGCCCACCCTAAGCTCTTTCCCCAGGTTTTCAGTGCCAAGGGGATCGTGCTGGCACTAGTGGGCAGCTGGGTTGTGGGGGTGACCAGCTTTGCCCCCCTCTGGAATGTTTATGTCTTGGTGCCAGTTGTCTGCACCTGCAGCTTTGACCGCGTGCGAGGCCGGCCTTACACCACCATCCTCATGGGCATCTTCTTTGTGGTTGGGCTCAGCAGCGTGGGCGTCTTCTACTGCCTCATCCACCGCCAAGTGAAGCGTGCGGCTCGAGCGCTGGACAAATATGGACTGCAGGAGGCCAGCATGCGCTCTCATCAGGTGGCTGGGACACATGAAGCTGTGCCTGGCCACTTCCAGGAGCTAGACAGCGGGCTTGCATCAAGAGGTCCCAGCGAAGGGATTTCATCTGAGCCAGTCAGTGCTGCGACGACACAGACCCTAGAAGGTGATTCGTCAGAAGCGGGGGACCAGGGCATCAGAAAGGCAGCTCAGCAGatctcagagagaagccttccaGAAGTGCATCGCAAGGCGGGAGGAACTGCAGGAGCGCGCAGAGCCACGGATGCACCATCGGAGTTCGGGAAGGTGACCCGTATGTGCTTCGCAGTGTTCCTTTGCTTCGTCCTCAGCTACATCCCTTTCCTGCTGCTCAACATTCTGGACGCCAGGGGCCGCGCTCCACGAGTAGTGCACATGGTTGCTGCCAACCTCACCTGGCTCAACAGCTGCATCAACCCTGTGCTCTATGCAGCCATGAACCGCCAGTTTCGCCAGGCTTATGGCTCCATCCTGAAACGCGGGCCACAGAGTTTCCGACGGTTCCATTAGAGCTAGTAGTCCACTCACCAGGCCTGGTCAAACGGGAACCAGAGTGGCCTGCAGAGGACAGGATAAGAGCCCCTCACATTTCACAGACAACCTCAGTGTTATAGAGGTACACCGTTTCCCCATTCAGGAATCAGTGTGCCAACCCTGTGTGACCCAAGGAATGTGGTTATTAATAAAGACATTGCATTGCATCCCTCTacactccgtgtgtgtgtgtgtgtgtgtgtgtgtgtgtgtgtgtgtgtgtgttttgtcttccTGGGTCTCTTTCCATCTTAGTTTTTGCAACAGTGTTTTTGTGGCTCCGGAATTTGGCTAGAttgactgactggccagcaagctccaatgAGTGACCCTACTGACACCACCTCcctaatgctaggattacagtcatGCACTGCCTTGACCAATTTTTACATAAGTGTTAAAGATCCAAACACAGATCCCATGTTTGCATAGTAAGCGCTTCCCAGCCTACCTCCCTAACTCCAGATTTCGTGCTTTTAGCGTCTAGGAGTGGCTATGTGAGAAAGAAGGATCTAGACCAGATTCAGAACTGGGATCTAGTAGTTGAGATTTGGGGTGACCTGTGTCAAAGCCATTTAGAGAGTAGCTATCCAGGGATAGACACAGCTTGTGACTGACAGGGTTCCAAGTTACAGGAACTTGGTACTTGGAATtagctttctctttcccttttatttttccttggagacagtcttactatgtagcccaactTGCCCTCAAATTCAAGATCGTCCTGCAACGATGGCCACAGCCtgattacatgtgtgtgccttttTCCTTAATAAAACAGCCCTAACCGCTCACGCTTACTACTACTTCCCGAATCCCCCATCCAGGCTGGGTTTATTCAACACTACAGGTTATACCCCTGCAGTGAACCCTGCCCATTGTACCCCATGCAAGGGGGCAGTCAAGATGGAGCTGTGCTTCAGGGAAATGGAACCAAGCTTAGAGGGTAGCAGCTGTACATGGAGGCTCTCTTCCTCCACTTTTCCTCTACAGGCCGAAGACAGCCCTGCAAGGCACACCCCTGACTTACGCACCATCTTTCTGTAAATACTGCCTGAAAGCACAATGTCCACCAGGTGGCGCTGGTTCTCTGTGCTTCTTTTTTTACTTCCGGTTGAGTATTGAAAGTGCTAGCAAGAACCCTAACCAGGGGTGGAGACTCAggcatcagcacacacacacacacacacacacacacacacacacacacacacacaccacacaccaagcTTGGTTAGAAAAATGAAGATTGAGGaagaatatttctgttttttgatAGTCTTACCATATAACGAGGTCAGGCATGTAATCTTTGCTGaaaccattatttttcttttaatttcatggGAAACAGGCTGTCATTATGTAGCTGATGCCGGCCTTGAatatttggtcttccttcttcaggaTCCAgaaacaggggtggggagggttgtGTATGAGTCTCCATGCTCCTCTATCTTTATCTAAGGAGGGACAGGGTACTGGGTGAGCACTGTGAGAACACTGAGGATGGAATGTTTGAGTTAGGTTGACAAGATGCCCCACTGCACGTGGCCTCTTCCTATCCCCAAATGCCTGGCTTGAAACAACAAAATCTTGAAGAATTGAAATAAGAATAGAAAGACactctgactctccctcccccaacccccccacccttCAGCCCAGTCAGGACCAGGAGTCTGGTTTGCTAATCCAGAGCCTGTGTTTCTAGATGTTCTTCACAACcccacaaacaaaagcaagctgAGGCTACCTAGACAAGGTTCAGATAGGCCAGGTGTCTGCAGCCTGGGACCGTGCAGCTGAGACTTACTTGGTCCAAAACCTGAGTGACAGTTCCATGAACTTGAGACCTCTGGACCACAGGACTTCAAGTTTCATGATCTGCAGAAAGCCAAGAGTAAGGGACACTCTTtgtgtaatgctaaattctgcaAAGATATTTCATGTAGACATAACATTCCCATGACAATCAATTATACTTTCTTACAAATGGGAAAACAAACACCAACAGGTTAATTTGTTCAAAGTCAAAGGGCTAGTAAGTGATAAACTGTGGTTTGAGGGCAAAGTCTAACCAGAGCTGTTGCCAGCAATAAGGACTAACCACTACAAAACAGCTGCGTTGTTGAAGCGAGTCATGTGCTCAGGCAAAGCCTAAAAGTCTTTCCTGTTCGGTCCTTCTAAGATTCTGAAGGTTGACAACTCTCTGAAGGCTTGTAAAAGGGCTCGCTTTTCACATTCCTTGAAGGCAATTCAAAATttttctcagagtaaaagggaACAGCGATAAGGATTGCAGCTAGGCATCAGAGTGGCTTCCTAATCTTCAATTGCTGGGaaaaaacaacccagagaatACAGGAGTCCCAAGACCAAAGGACAGAAATTTAGCAAGCAAGCTGCTTTCTCGCCCTTCAGGGGCCCCTCTGCACACATCTCCGTTCCTAATTTCAATAAAGGCTgagttgggagaaagaaaacGAAGAAACGAGGCTTTCTGGGGGATTTTCTCTTGGGGTGTGAGTGTTCGGATGGGAAAATCAATGCCTGTACCCCCACCACTATCTTTGTCAGCCTCCCGCGCGAGCCCGCGCCCTGTCGAGgcctctctttgtccctctccaTTTGGGCGTCTCTCAGGCAGACTGCAGTCTCTCGTCTGCCCGCGCCCGCCCGCCCGCGCTCGCGCCCGCGCCTGCGCCCGCCCGCCTGACCCAGCTTCGCGCCTCCCCCGCGGCCCCGCCTGCCCGCTCGCtcgcacactctctctctttcgcTGTCTCTCGCGGACAGATTTATGGTCAGcccagagtctctcattggccgAACTCTGACAGGACTTGATTTAACGCCGCTTCTCATTGGCTGATCTTGACAGGCCGATTTACGAGTCGCGATGCCATTGGCCCAGCGGCCTCGGCCCTGATTTACAGCCTGGTGGGCGCCGAGGGGGGGGGTGGGGCGCGGCTAGGAACGGGGCCGCGCGCCCCTCCCCCGCGCGCCTTGTCCTCGCGTGCTCGCCGCGCGTGCCCGCCGCGCCGCTTCCGAAGCAGCTCTGCGAGTGACCGGTTGAGACAGCCGGGAAACTGGCAGGTCCGAGGCCGGTGACGCGCAGCCCGTGGGAGCTCTGTCGCGTTTGTTGCGCGGgacccctcccaccaccccccactcccaccctcccgcTTAGATTTACGAGCTCAGGCTCGGCCTTCAGGAATTAGGAATATTTATGCTTCTTTGAGAGTGAGGTTTGGAGGGTGATAAATAAAGGGCCGCTGGGGTACGGTGGGGGCTCCTATTTCGGACGCAGCCACTTTCCCAAGGACCCCACCAGCGGCTCCCTCTCATCTTGAGCCAGACGGAGCTCCGGGGCTGTGGGTGGTGGGCTTCAGAAACCAGTAAGAAAGTTAGAAAGGTACGGCCCTTGAGAACCCCCTCCGATGCCTGCAGAGTTTTGCAGCAGAAAGGATGGAAAGGCAGGTCAGGGAAGAACTTTGTCTGCATCCTGTCGTTCTTGGAGACCTTGGAGGGCAGTTACAGTCTTTCTGCACAGGACCAGGCGAagtctgctctctcttcctctaagTCCAGTTGCTGAGGAATGAATTGGGGAGAGGAGCCAGCAAACTCAAGCAGGTTTCTCAGGACTTTATGTCTCCCTCACAGAGAAGGGATTTGTAATCTCCCACCCAGCCCACAGCCTGGATCCTTGGGAAGGAGACTAGGAGAGTGGTGCCCAATGCATCTCCTAGGATCTTCGGTTTCCGACCTGTCTACCCCCACTGCTGGCTGAGAATTAAAAACAGTCCTTGCCCTGGGTCTccaggaaaagagggaagaaggatcCACATGTCTTCTCTAGTTCTCAACCCCTGGCCAGCAACGTGTTTGTTCTAGATTTGGGGAGTTAGCAGACAAAGGTAGGGGCCATGACATAGGGAGGTTACAGAGAAATGGGAAAAtcaccctgccccccaccccatgccctcGGTGACACTGGCCTCAGCAAGAAGGACCacagtatacatgtatatgcacaagcTCCAGCTTGCTGCCCCCACTCCTTCcactgagaggagggaaagagaagggtctATCTAGACTGGCCCTTTAAGAGCCACTTAGGGTCAGAaagcctggcctacacagagaggaaggagctgatgtCAGAAGACGGATGGGCAGCAAGATGGGGATTGATGCTAATGGGGGAGTTAAAGCTAAGTACCCAGACACTCAGAGGGCAAAACTGCAGATCTGTCTTCCTTATGCTCACCTCCCCCCAACACCAAGGCTGTAAATCTGCCTCCTCAATCGGGGGAAGAGAGAGTAAGGGAAAAAGACAGgatctcctctcccttttcctgccCCCCCctccattcttttgttttctctcaatCTACTACCCTTCCCAGTAAAATTTCCAACTTCTAGCATTTCATCAGAAATTGAGTCAATGATTGCTCCTTGTAGAGCAGTCTGAGAGCAGCCCCTGTTTTTCCTTACCCGCCCTGAGTAGGAATGGGTTGGGGGGCCTGAGGTGAGGGCTCAATGACTCTCCCACCTAGCTCTTGCCCGGAGTTCACTCTAGTGTCTACCCTCTGGAAATAGTAAGATAAGGCGAGAATCAGAGCACTGGATGCCAGGATCCCGGGGCTCTGGAGATGTCTCTAAGGACAGCTGGAGGTGAACCTCAGGATCCATCCACAGAAGATATACAGTCTGGTTTCTCAGAACCTCCTTGGATCATACTGGCCTCTCTTCCAGCACATGTCTTGCCTCCTGAGCAAGATCTTAGGCCAACTATGTTTGCTTCAAAGGCAGCTTTAACCTGTCTCTTGAGTGCCACCTCAGGGAGGGAACTGACTCTCAGGAGTAGGAGCTTGTAACCCCTAACCAGTTCTGCTGTTTTATCTCCAGGTGGGACTTGCCTCCTGTCTTTCAAGACCCCTATTTCCCTTCCTGCTAGTGACCTGACAGGTTTGCCCTGAGACCCTTCTCTATATTAGAACGCAGTTCCCTGTACCGCATCTAGCAGCATCTTCCTAGCCCCAGAAACAGCTGAAGGCCTGGTTGCCTCTGGTTTCCAGTCATGAATGACCCTGTGACATGGATTTCATCTGTTCCCCTCTCAAATTTTCCTTTAGAGACCCAAAATTGCCTCAGGGGCATCTTCTCTGTTTTCAGGGAAAAAAGGGGGAGCCAGGCTGAGTAAGAACACTGGGGGTTATGGGCAGGAACCAGGACAGCCCTGTCTTCTAGCCTCTTGCATCcggcccagtgtctcctcccATCCCAGGGAGGTCAGCCCTTGCCCTCAGCCCTGGTCTCTAGCTGCTTCTTTACACTGGTGATAaatcctgtctttgtctcccctcTGACCCAGGCCCCAGGCAGGCTGGGGGTCAgagtctgggggaggggaacgGACAAGAAGAGTGGGAGGAGAAGATGGACAGGAGCAGCTGGTGGGCAGCCATGGGGCTATGCACTGAGGGGATGGGACCTTTGGATTATTCTGTGGGTCCTGAACATTCCAGCAGGCTTATATTTCAAGTGAGAAAGCCAGGGTTCCTGAAATGTAGAGGTACCTTCCAAATAGTCCCCAGAGCAGCAAGAATACTGGGACATGGTGTGAGGTACCTCAAAAGAGGCTGCTAAAGGGATAATATTGTGGATACTGTCCTTTTCAGCACCTCAGACTCCTACATGCATGtgtcatgtgcacatgtgcacacacaatgatTTACGACCTGTCAGCATAAAACAGCCCAGGAGAGCCAGCCTGCCCCTCGCCTGGCCCCTCCCCAGCAGCCCTTTCTTGCTGTGtctttcctgtctccacctccatttttttccctgcttgctttctttgtaAGATTTCTCTCTTAGCTTGTCATTTTCACTTACTTCTCTCCACTTGTGCTTCTGGGCCTTcactgcttcccttcccttcttagccccctcctccccttcccttacTTTCTTGTGCTATCCATGTGTGCAGACTCTGACACTAAGTCCTGTCATCCCTGTCTCAGTTCCACCCTGAGACCTGTTCCAACCCAGCGGAGACTTTTGGGTGCTAGGTTACAAGGACAATAGGAGGAGACAGGCTCTACATGCGTCCAGTGGGTTCTGCtatggccaggaagcagagggttaggttagggttagggttagggttagggttagggttagggttagggttagggttagggttagggttagggttagggtgcCTGCGAGGTGAACTGCCTCTAAAGGAGAGCTGAAGTGACCTAGGCAGACCCAGGAAGACATAGGGCGAGGACACTGAATCCCTGAGTGTTTGGGGTTCGACTAAAGGGGCACCTGTGGGGTTATTTAAAACACAGATCCAGGAACAAGGCCTGGAGACCAGAGAGAGATGTGAAACAGCAATATGCACAACACAGTCCCAAACACGGTCTCTGGTCTGCCTAGTAACTCGTCAGAGGCTCAGCCTATCCCTGGAATGTTGGTTCAGCATTCTGGTTCTGTTAGCCTCTCCACTCCAGTCCTCCCTGATTGAGAATGACATCAGCTCTTGTCTGCAGCTGATTTCTCTCCTAAGGGCACAGCAGGGCATCACCCTTCGCCCGCCGATTCTGGTTCCTTCTTTGGTCAGAGAGGGAGCTAGAGCTCACCCAGCAAAGGGTCCTGCAGTCAGAATGGGGTGAGGCTGCCTGGCCTTGGTGGGAAAAGAGGGAGCGTGGGCACCAGGAGAGAAGCCTGAAGGGGCGCTTGaggaagagactgaagcagtaaaTCACTCTGTGGGGGGGCTCCCTCTGCCTGAGCTCAGTGGGGTGGGGAAAAGAGAGACAGTGGGGTAGGGGCAGCATGGGGAATCGCCACATCTGGCAGGCAGGTGTCTGGCACTGTTCAGGCTGTAGTCTCTTTCCCAGccaaaggggaagaagggaggagggccTCCCAAGCATCcccaggggaagagggaaaggttCACAAGCAGGAGGGGGAGGCAAACCAGACAGTCCAAGCCACTGCTGTGTCTGTTTTAGTTAGTGCTAAGGATGGGTTTGCAGAGTCCCATATCAAAGTTG
This window harbors:
- the Gpr84 gene encoding G-protein coupled receptor 84; its protein translation is MWNSSDDNFSCYHESVLGYRYFAVIWGVVVAATGTVGNVLTLLALAIRPKLRTRFNLLIANLTLADLLYCTLLQPFSVDTYLHLHWRTGAIFCRIFGLLLFTSNSVSILTLCLIALGRYLLIAHPKLFPQVFSAKGIVLALVGSWVVGVTSFAPLWNVYVLVPVVCTCSFDRVRGRPYTTILMGIFFVVGLSSVGVFYCLIHRQVKRAARALDKYGLQEASMRSHQVAGTHEAVPGHFQELDSGLASRGPSEGISSEPVSAATTQTLEGDSSEAGDQGIRKAAQQISERSLPEVHRKAGGTAGARRATDAPSEFGKVTRMCFAVFLCFVLSYIPFLLLNILDARGRAPRVVHMVAANLTWLNSCINPVLYAAMNRQFRQAYGSILKRGPQSFRRFH